A stretch of DNA from Mesomycoplasma lagogenitalium:
CTAATTTGGTTTCTAAATTTAATTTTGATAATTGAATTCAAGGTTCGTTTAATAAAGATGTGTTAAGAGCATCAAAATCAATTTTAAACGGTGAAGAAATCGAATTCAATCCAATATTTATTCATTCCAATTCAGGAATGGGGAAAACTCATTTTTTACACGCTTTAGGCAACGAATTAAAAAAACAAAACAAAATCGTTTATTACTTAAATCCTGATTTTTTTACTAATGAAATTGCTATGAATCTTAAGGAAAAAGATGTAGAGCAAGTAAATAATTTGATTTCATTTTTAAACAGTGTTGATGTTTTGTTAATTGATGACATTCAAATGCTCGCAAATAGAAATAAGACTCTAGGAATTCTTTTTAATGTTATTAACACTTTGAATCAAAAAAATAAACAAATAATAATTTGCGCAGATAAAAAACCAGAAGAATTGGGAGGATTTGAAGAAAGGTTTATAACACGTTTTCAAGGTGGTTTGGTATTAGAAATAAAATCTCCAACTAATGATGATTTGTTAAAAATTTTAAAATTTAAGATTCAACAACAAAAATTAAATATAGAAACATGAGAGAGCGAAGCATTTAATTTTATTGTTAGAAACTTTTATAAATCAATCAGAGAATTGGAAGGTGCTATAAATAAAATTAAATTTTTCTCATCGGGTAGTCAGAAAAATATTAAATTTACCGAAATTGTTGTTAATAACATTTTTAGAGATGCTAGTTTTTCTAAAAGTGAAATAACAAGCGACAGAATTGTTAATTGTGTTGCTAATTATTATAAAATAAAAGTGAATGAAATTGTTGGAAAAAGCAGAAAAAAAGAAATTGTTGTAGCTAGAAATATGTGTGTATTGATGCTGAGAGATATGCTTTCATACTCTTATGAAAAAATCGGAATGATTCTTGGTGGAAAAAATCACTCAACCATTTTAGCTTCTTATAAAAAAGTTGAAAATGAAAAAAAAGTTGCTCCTGATATTAAAAACGCAATCATCAATATAAAAAATAAAATACAAAAAGCAACATAATTTAAAATGAATTTAAAACGATTAAAAGTGTGATTTTTCGCATAAAAAAACAATTAATAACAAAATTAACAACATTTAATAATAATAATTTAAATAAATAAAATATAATAATAAATAAAAATAAAGGAAAAGATAAATGAAGTTTATAATTAGTAAAAAGATTTTTGAAAAAGAATTTGATAGAGTTGGTACAGCTATTAATTCTATAAATTTTCTTAACTCTTTAAGAGGTATTTACATTGAATTAAAACAAGAAGGCTTATATTTAACCGGAAGCGATGGAGAACTATCTATTAAAGGTTTTATAGAAAAAGATAATATACAACAAATTGTTGAACCAGGAGTTGTTTTAGTTAATTATTATTTAATGAAAAATATAATTAAAAAAACATCAGGAATATTAGAATTTGAACTAAAAGATAAAAATCTTTCAATAAAAAATGATGATGATGTTTATAAATTAAATGTTATGGATAATGAAGAATATCCACTAATTAATTTTGAATTTTTTGGTTCAAAAATTATAGTAAATTCCGATAATTTGCGCAATGCGGTTAAAAACACCAGTTTCGCTGCAACTAGCGATAGTGTTGAGATGGTTTTTAATTGTTTAAATTTAGTAGCGAAAAACGGGCAATTAACAATTTCCGCTACCGATAGATATAGAATTGCAGTTGAAACCATTTCAATTGCTTCTGATGCTGAATTCAATATATCTATAGTGGCAAAAAACTTTAAAGATTTTATACCTTCTGATTATCATGGTGATATAGAAATTTATGTTGACAATAATAAGTTAGAAACAAAAATTGAAAATACCAGAATACAATGTAAAGTTTTAGATTTCCCTTATAAAGATTTATCAAATGTTTTTCCTAGTTTGCAAGATTTAATTTATAAAATTGATATAGAAAAAAAAGATTTAATAGATCTCATTTCAAAAGCAACGGCAATTTCTAGTGATCTTCATTACAAATTAAAAATATTAGTTAATGAAAATGAGTTTAGTATGATTGGTGATAAGGAAGAAATGGGAACTATAAATGTTAAAACTAAAAATTTTAAATATCAAAGCAAAGAGCATGAAGTTTTTTTTGCCTTGAACCACAAATATTTAAAAGAAGCAATATCGGTTTTCGAAGGAAAAATTCATATGTTTGTTGATAAAAGCATTAAAAGAGTTTTTATAATTTCTCCTTCCAATACAAATAACAAACAGTTAATAGGGACAACTTAATAGACAATAGGGAGAAAAATGAAAGTAGAAATAGTTGGTGAATTTATTAAATTAAGTCAATTTTTAAAAAAAATAAAAATAATTGATTCTGGCGGAGAGGCTAAAAATTTTCTTTTAAGACACGAAGTAACTATCAATGGTCAAAAAAGCGAATCAAGAGGTTCTAAAATTAAAATAGGCGATGTTGTCTGAGTTGATAAAGAAGTTTATTATATAATAGCAGCGGAATAAGGTAGAAGTTTTAAAACTTCTTTCTTTTTTATTAGCAAAAAGGTAGAAAGAGGAAAATGAAAAAATATGATGCAATCGTAGTTGGTGGAGGACACGCTGGAATTGAAGCGACATTCGCTCTAGCTAAACAAAAATTTAATGTTTTATTAGTTACTTTGGATAAAAATAAATTAGCTTCAATGCCTTGTAACCCTTCGATAGGAGGACCTGCTAAAGGAATTATAACAAGAGAAATTGATGCATTAGGTGGAATGCAAGGTGTTTTTGCTGACCAAGCGATGATTCAAATTAAAATGTTAAACGAGTCTAGAGGGCCTGCTGTTAGAGCGATAAGAGCACAAATAGATAAAGATAAATATTCTAAAATTGTTCTAGATGCAGTTCAAAAAAATCCTTTTATAACAATAAAAGAATCGATTGTTGATAAATTAATTGATGAAAATGGTTTTGTAAAAGGTGTTGAGCTTGAAAACGGGGAAATTTATTATGCAAATGCAATAATAATTACAACTGGAACTTATATGGATTCTAGAGTTTTAAGAGGAGATGTTGTTGAAAAAACAGGACCAGATGGTCAAAAAACATCATCAAAATTATCTAATTATTTAAACGAAAACGGTTTTGAAATAATTAGATTAAAAACAGGAACACCACCTAGGATTTGAACTGATTCAATCGACTTTTCTGAAGTTGACGAAGAAATATTGGAAAACAAATTATTAAACTTTAGTTTTAAATCTAAAAAAATATTAGATAAACAAATTCACTGTTATTTAACATACACAACTAAAGAAACGCATAAAATAATTTTAGAAAATTTAGATAAATCCAGTATGTATTCAGGATTGATAGATGGAATAGGTCCTAGATATTGCCCTTCTGTTGAAGATAAAATAGTAAGATTTAAAGACAAAGAAAGACATCAAATATTTTTTGAACCAGAAACAGCAAAAGGTGATTTAATGTATATAAACGGATTATCAACTTCGATGCCTGTAGATGTTCAAATACAAATGATTAAATCGATTCCGGGATTAAAAAATGCAAGAGTTGCTAAATGAGCATATGCTATTGAATATGATGCCATCAATCCTTTACAACTTAAAAAGAGTTTGGAATCTAAAATCCTTTCTGGTTTATTTTTAGCTGGACAAATAAACGGAACTAGCGGATATGAGGAAGCGGCGGGACAAGGGTTAATCGCCGGAATAAATGCTGCTCAATTTTTAAAAAAACAAGAACCAATTGAAATTTTAAGAAGTGAAGGATATATAGGCGTTTTAATTGATGATTTAGTCACAAAAGGAACACAAGAGCCATATAGAATGCTAACTTCAAGAGCTGAATATCGTTTATTATTAAGAAATGATAACGCTGATATTCGAATGGCAGAATATGCTTATAAATCACAGATGATTAGTGAAAGCGAATATTTAAAAATAAAAGAAAAATATTTAAAAATTACACAAAAAATTGAAGAATTAAAAAATGATTTTGTTTCTGCTAAAAGCGATATAGGAATTAAATATAATGCATTAAATGGACAATCAAAATTGCAACTAATTTCAAGACCTGATGTCGATTATAATGATATTATTAATGATTTTGAATATGGTTATGAAGTTATGGTGACTACCCGCTTGGAAGGGTATATTCAAAAACAAATTAATGAAGCTCAAAAAATGATCAGACTAGAGAAACTAAAATTACCTGAAAATTTAAATTATAATGAAATTGAAAATTTAGCAAGCGAAGCAAGAGATAAATTAAAAAAAGTAAAACCAACAACCATTGGACAAGCATCAAGAATTAGCGGAATTAACCCTTCTGATATTCAAATGTTGATGTTTTATTTAAATACAAGAAGAAAATAAAAATGAAAATAACAATTGTAGCAGTAGGTAATTTACAATTTAAATATCTAAATTTACTTGAAGAATATATAAAAAAAATTACTTTTTTTTCAAAAATTAATATAATTGAAATTAAGGAAATAAATGAAACTAATATTAATTTAAAAATTCAAAAAGAAACAGAAAAAATATTAGAAAGTATTCCAAAAAACAATTATGTAATACTTTGTTCATTAAGTGGCAAGCAATATAATTCTCAGGAATTTGTCTCTTTTTTTGACAAAAGTAATATCACATTTGTTATTGGAGGTTCTAACGGTGTTGATGAAACTAAATTTGAAAACAAAATTTGCTTTTCAAAAATGACATTTCCGCATCAACTATTTAGAATATTTTTAGTTGAACAAATATATCGTGCTTTTTCAATTAAAAACAATATAAAATATCATAAATAAGGAGAAAAAATGAATAAAAAAATTAAAGACGATTTTTATGAATATATTAACGAGCAGTGATTAAAAACTGCAAAAATACCTGACGATAGATCTTCTATTGGTTCGTTTGTTGAGATGGATTTGGAACTAGAAAAATTATTAAAAGGTCTTGTTTCTAAGTGACACCAAGACAATTCTTCAATACCTAACGATCCGTTAATTCACGAATATGTAAAATTTTATTCGATGATTTTAAATACAAAAAAAAGAGACGAACTAGGATGAGAACCAGTAAGAAACTTTTTATCTAAAATTGAAAATTTAAAAAATTTTAGCCAAATCCAAAATGCTAATAAAGATTTTTGAATTAACTACAACTTTTTACCTTTTTCATTATCTATAGATGAAGATTTTGCAAATAGCGAAAGAAGAATTGTTTGGATTTCAGAAGATTCAACAATATTACCTTCAACAAAAACATATGAAAATCAAGAAGAAAAAGAAAGATTATTAACTGTATGAAAAAATATGGTTAAAGAATTACTTTTAAGTTATGGAAAAAACGAACAAGAAAGTGAAAAAATTATTCAAAACTCAATTCAATTCGACGAGTTATATAAAAACTATGTATTAACTCCTGAAGAGGCGGCTGACTATGTTTCTTTATATAATTTAAAACAAAGAAATGAAGTTAACAAATATTCTAAAAACTTTAATTTTTTAGAAATTATTGATAGATTTGTAGGTCAAGAAGTAACTGAAGTTTCAATATTGAATGAAAGATTTTTTAAAAATTTTGATTTAATTTTTAGCGAAGAAAATTTTGAAAAATATAAAGATTTACTATTTGTAAAAAATCTTTTATCAACAACAACTTTTTTAACCGAACAAATTAGAGAAGTTGCTAACAAGTTTTCAAAAGCAGTGACTTCGATTGAAAAAACCAGAACATTAGAAGATTTTGCTTATGATAAAACTAACACATTTTTTTCAATGCCTTTAGGAATGTTTTATGCTAAAGAATATTTTGGAGAAAATTCTAAAAAAAATATTGAGCATATGATTGAAAATATGGTTAAAGTTTATACAAAAAGACTTTCTGAAAACGATTGACTATCAAAAGAAACAATAGAAAAAGCAATTGCAAAAATTTCAAAATTAAAATTTATGATTGGTTATCCAGAAATAATCAGACCTTATTATAATAAATTCAAAGTTTTGGGATACGAACAAGGAGGAAATTTATTTACTAACGCTCTGAAATTTAGTGAAGAAATTTCTAAATATAAAATTTCTCTTTATCATAAAGATGAAGATAAAAGATATTGATCAATGTCGCCTGCACAAATAAATGCTTACTATCATCCAATAAAAAATCAAATGGTATTTCCAGCGGCAATTTTAAATTTCCCTTTTTATAAATACGATCGTTGTTCATCAGCTAATTATGGAGGTATTGGAGCAGTTATTGCTCATGAAATATCACATGCTTTTGACAACAATGGTTCGCAATTCGACGAAAACGGACAATTAAATAATTGATGAACAGAAAAAGATAAAAGCGAATTTTTAAAAAGAACAGAAGCAGTTATTAAATTATACGATCAAAGAGAAACAGAATTTGGAAAGGTTAATGGAAAATTAACTGTATCAGAAAATATTGCAGATTTAGGTGGTTTTGAATGTGCATTAGAAGCTGCAAAAATGGAAAAAGACTTTAATCCAGAAGAATTATTTAAAAGTTGAGCAACCATTTGAAGATCCATTTATCGTGAAGGTGCAGCTAAAAGACAATTGGAAACTGACGTTCACTCTCCAACTAAAATTAGAGCAAATGTTGTTTTAGCAAATAACGAATTATTTGCACAAACATATGAAATTACTGAAAATGATAAAATGTACATTCCAAAAGAAAATAAAGTAAAAATTTGATAAATTAATTCATATATAAAAAGGACTACTTAAAATTTAAGTAGTCTTTATATTGTCTTATGATGATTATCAATAATTTTAGTTCATTATTTAAAACTATTACATTTTATCATTCATATTTAAATTTTCATAAACTATTTTAAAAACAACTTTTTTAATGACTAATCCTCTTAAAATTGAAAATAAAGCAAAAAATACAAAAAATAAAGCGATATATAATGCATTAAATGATTGTAAATTATATTTATATGTATAATTTTCCAAAAAGTTTAGTGATTCAACATTGATTATTACTAAGAAAAACAAAAATAGAATTCATATCATTCATGTAATTATTGTATTGATCAACAAAATAGCATCGATTTTTTTAACTATTTTATTTGATAAAAAATCTTTTGTTTTTTGTATTAATAGAGAACAAAAAACAGAATAATTAAATATTCAAAAAACAGTAACTATTTGTTGAATTAAAATAAATCCTTTATTATCATTGAAAAAGTCAATGTTTTCATCAACTTCATTATATTTATCAGCGTTTTTGTCAAAAAAATCAATAGAAATTTTACTACTTTTTTTGTTTTTAATTCTATTTATTATTATTTTTATTTCTTCATCTTGATAATTAAATTCTAAATTACTTTTATATTTTTTATTAATTAATTTCATTTCTTTTAAAAAAAGCAAATACATCAAATATGCTAATAAATTTAAAAGTAACAAAACAATAGAAACGGATAAAATAATTATTTGATTTAAACTGATTAAAAACGTTATTGTAATAAATAATATGAAAAAAATAAAAATTATAAAAGTTGGCATTAATATTGAAATAACTATTTGATTAATTTTAAATGCTATTTTTTTGTTTTCTTTTATTTTAACCAAAAAGAAGTTTCAAAAAATAAAACAAAATATAAAAGAACCAAATATTGGTAAATAAATTCATTTAGTAAATTTTATTTTAGAAAAATTAATTAAATGATATTGTTCTACTTTCAGTTCATTATTTTCAAAAAAGGATTTTAAATATTTTTTAAACATATGTACCTTTATAAAATTTTTTTAATATTTTATCAATTAAAAATTTTATGTTGTTATTCAAATTACTTTCTATTTTATTTATTTGTTTTTTATTTTTACTTGATAAAGTTGCAGATAAATCTATATCTTTTTCATAATTTATGTTTTTTGAATAAAAAAGCATTTTTTCCTCCATACTTTTTCCTTTCTATATTATTATCATATAAAATAAAATTAAAAATATTTATATGATAATTTTAATTAACTAATTATAAAAATAAATAAAAAACCACCGAACATAGCACTTCTCGATGTGGCTGCTTCATTTCTGTCCTGACCAGGTTACAAGGTTTCTATTTCGATGGCTATTTAATTATAAACTTTTTTTACAATTATTTAAAAAATTTTTTATAATTATATATAAAATAATAATAAAGGAGGAGTGGATGACTTTTTTCACCTGACGAAGAAATGTTGCCAGTTTTGAAGAATCGAAGATTATTTTCTATTTATTTTTTGCATTAGTATTATTTTCAGTATTGATTTTATGAATTTATCGTGAAAAAATAAATAATTATTTTAATCAAAAAAATAAAACAAAATTTCTATTTAACAAATTGACTGTTGAACAAATTTTTATTGTAATCGGATCTATCGCTTTATTCTTCTGTTTTTATAGAATAATTATTTTGATTATAAGTGATTATCCTTGAAAATGAGAATTATTACCGTTACATATGTGTAGATTTTTTATTTTTCTGCTTTCATTTTTATATATATTTAAAAGAGGATATTTAGTTAAATATTTTAGTATATTAGCAATTTTAGGCGGTATTGTTGGATTTGCTTTTGCTAACATAGGAATTGTTGAAGAATTTATTAAAGGAGATAGAATATATAATTCATTTGTTCCAGGAACTAGAGAATACGAGCGGGCAGGTATGAATGTAGGATATGATACAAGGGAAATGTGAGATTTTGCCCTATCTCATGGATTTGTTATTTTTATGCCTGTGTTTACCCATATTGTTTACGGGAAAAAAGCACAATTAACACTTTATTCATTAACTAGAGGATTAATTTTTCTTTTTATAATTGGAATATTAACATTCTTTTTAAATTGAATATTAAATGCTGTTGCTGAAAATACCGATAATGCCAAATTAAAAATTTCTTTAAATGCAAACTGACTTTATTTAGGAAAAGACGGAATTAATACACTGGGAATTTTGACTCAATGACCATATGCATTAATTACATTTTCATTTTTAATTCCAGCGGTTTTATATTTAAGTTATTTCTTTTATATCTTTTTAATTTCGTTTAAATTTAAATTTAATAAATATAATATTGTTAATAAAATAAAAGTTTTAAAATATAAAAAAATTTTAAGAGAAACAAATGAAAATATTTCATGAAAAAGCGCTTTTATTTTTAATGCAAAAAAAGCAAAATTAAATTAATACAGACATCAAAATAAATAAAAAATAGACCACAGTAAAATGTGTTCTATTTT
This window harbors:
- the dnaA gene encoding chromosomal replication initiator protein DnaA; amino-acid sequence: MNKSDNSLNKDLPTINKKMNIFFEQKIKDTILFSSFFSNLKIDSFSDDEIYLVTDNELTQQMLENDYMDVVKESIKSLFNKNMSIKILTKNQKKEQKNAIKSEKNIDTKKAFKSNLVSKFNFDNWIQGSFNKDVLRASKSILNGEEIEFNPIFIHSNSGMGKTHFLHALGNELKKQNKIVYYLNPDFFTNEIAMNLKEKDVEQVNNLISFLNSVDVLLIDDIQMLANRNKTLGILFNVINTLNQKNKQIIICADKKPEELGGFEERFITRFQGGLVLEIKSPTNDDLLKILKFKIQQQKLNIETWESEAFNFIVRNFYKSIRELEGAINKIKFFSSGSQKNIKFTEIVVNNIFRDASFSKSEITSDRIVNCVANYYKIKVNEIVGKSRKKEIVVARNMCVLMLRDMLSYSYEKIGMILGGKNHSTILASYKKVENEKKVAPDIKNAIINIKNKIQKAT
- the dnaN gene encoding DNA polymerase III subunit beta, which translates into the protein MKFIISKKIFEKEFDRVGTAINSINFLNSLRGIYIELKQEGLYLTGSDGELSIKGFIEKDNIQQIVEPGVVLVNYYLMKNIIKKTSGILEFELKDKNLSIKNDDDVYKLNVMDNEEYPLINFEFFGSKIIVNSDNLRNAVKNTSFAATSDSVEMVFNCLNLVAKNGQLTISATDRYRIAVETISIASDAEFNISIVAKNFKDFIPSDYHGDIEIYVDNNKLETKIENTRIQCKVLDFPYKDLSNVFPSLQDLIYKIDIEKKDLIDLISKATAISSDLHYKLKILVNENEFSMIGDKEEMGTINVKTKNFKYQSKEHEVFFALNHKYLKEAISVFEGKIHMFVDKSIKRVFIISPSNTNNKQLIGTT
- a CDS encoding RNA-binding S4 domain-containing protein; the protein is MKVEIVGEFIKLSQFLKKIKIIDSGGEAKNFLLRHEVTINGQKSESRGSKIKIGDVVWVDKEVYYIIAAE
- the mnmG gene encoding tRNA uridine-5-carboxymethylaminomethyl(34) synthesis enzyme MnmG, whose product is MKKYDAIVVGGGHAGIEATFALAKQKFNVLLVTLDKNKLASMPCNPSIGGPAKGIITREIDALGGMQGVFADQAMIQIKMLNESRGPAVRAIRAQIDKDKYSKIVLDAVQKNPFITIKESIVDKLIDENGFVKGVELENGEIYYANAIIITTGTYMDSRVLRGDVVEKTGPDGQKTSSKLSNYLNENGFEIIRLKTGTPPRIWTDSIDFSEVDEEILENKLLNFSFKSKKILDKQIHCYLTYTTKETHKIILENLDKSSMYSGLIDGIGPRYCPSVEDKIVRFKDKERHQIFFEPETAKGDLMYINGLSTSMPVDVQIQMIKSIPGLKNARVAKWAYAIEYDAINPLQLKKSLESKILSGLFLAGQINGTSGYEEAAGQGLIAGINAAQFLKKQEPIEILRSEGYIGVLIDDLVTKGTQEPYRMLTSRAEYRLLLRNDNADIRMAEYAYKSQMISESEYLKIKEKYLKITQKIEELKNDFVSAKSDIGIKYNALNGQSKLQLISRPDVDYNDIINDFEYGYEVMVTTRLEGYIQKQINEAQKMIRLEKLKLPENLNYNEIENLASEARDKLKKVKPTTIGQASRISGINPSDIQMLMFYLNTRRK
- a CDS encoding 23S rRNA (pseudouridine(1915)-N(3))-methyltransferase RlmH; translated protein: MKITIVAVGNLQFKYLNLLEEYIKKITFFSKINIIEIKEINETNINLKIQKETEKILESIPKNNYVILCSLSGKQYNSQEFVSFFDKSNITFVIGGSNGVDETKFENKICFSKMTFPHQLFRIFLVEQIYRAFSIKNNIKYHK
- a CDS encoding M13 family metallopeptidase — its product is MNKKIKDDFYEYINEQWLKTAKIPDDRSSIGSFVEMDLELEKLLKGLVSKWHQDNSSIPNDPLIHEYVKFYSMILNTKKRDELGWEPVRNFLSKIENLKNFSQIQNANKDFWINYNFLPFSLSIDEDFANSERRIVWISEDSTILPSTKTYENQEEKERLLTVWKNMVKELLLSYGKNEQESEKIIQNSIQFDELYKNYVLTPEEAADYVSLYNLKQRNEVNKYSKNFNFLEIIDRFVGQEVTEVSILNERFFKNFDLIFSEENFEKYKDLLFVKNLLSTTTFLTEQIREVANKFSKAVTSIEKTRTLEDFAYDKTNTFFSMPLGMFYAKEYFGENSKKNIEHMIENMVKVYTKRLSENDWLSKETIEKAIAKISKLKFMIGYPEIIRPYYNKFKVLGYEQGGNLFTNALKFSEEISKYKISLYHKDEDKRYWSMSPAQINAYYHPIKNQMVFPAAILNFPFYKYDRCSSANYGGIGAVIAHEISHAFDNNGSQFDENGQLNNWWTEKDKSEFLKRTEAVIKLYDQRETEFGKVNGKLTVSENIADLGGFECALEAAKMEKDFNPEELFKSWATIWRSIYREGAAKRQLETDVHSPTKIRANVVLANNELFAQTYEITENDKMYIPKENKVKIW
- a CDS encoding YwaF family protein → MTFFTWRRNVASFEESKIIFYLFFALVLFSVLILWIYREKINNYFNQKNKTKFLFNKLTVEQIFIVIGSIALFFCFYRIIILIISDYPWKWELLPLHMCRFFIFLLSFLYIFKRGYLVKYFSILAILGGIVGFAFANIGIVEEFIKGDRIYNSFVPGTREYERAGMNVGYDTREMWDFALSHGFVIFMPVFTHIVYGKKAQLTLYSLTRGLIFLFIIGILTFFLNWILNAVAENTDNAKLKISLNANWLYLGKDGINTLGILTQWPYALITFSFLIPAVLYLSYFFYIFLISFKFKFNKYNIVNKIKVLKYKKILRETNENISWKSAFIFNAKKAKLN